The Marinobacter antarcticus genome segment CTTTTTGCCCTTGAATACCTTGCCCGGAGTCTGGTTCTGACCGATAGAACCCGGAGCACGATGCGACAGGGAGTTACCATGCGTTGCATCTTGCATGGAGAAGTTCCAGCGCTTCACGCCACCCTGGAAACCTTTACCCTTGGACTGGCCAACAGCATCAACAAGCTGACCATCTTCAAACACGGTTGCAGAAATTTCGCCACCAGCTGCGAGATCTTCACCCTCGCCATCTGCCAACCGAAACTCCCACATACCCCGACCAGCTTCTACGCCAGCCTTGGCAAAATGACCGGCCGCACCTTTGGTCACACGGGAAGCGCGACGCGCACCCACAGTAACCTGAACGGCACGATAGCCATCAGCTTCAAGAGTTTTAAGTTGGGTAATGCGGTTGGGCTCAACCTCAATTACCGTAACAGGCAGCGCCTGCCCGTCTTCCGTAAAAATACGGGTCATACCAGCCTTCCGGCCGACAACACCAATTGCCATGTCTCACCTCTAAGTGTACGGGGCTCACACCCTCTATGGCCTTATGACAGTTACACAGATCAATACCGGGCGGTATTAACCGAGGCTAATCTGAACGTCTACACCTGCTGCCAGGTCCAGTTTCATCAAAGCATCTACTGTCTTTTCCGTTGGCTCAACAATGTCGAGCAAACGCTTGTGAGTACGAATTTCATACTGGTCGCGCGCGTCTTTATTGACGTGCGGAGAAACCAGAATGGTGTACTTTTCCTTCCGCGTCGGCAGAGGGATAGGTCCACGCACCTGAGCGCCGGTCCGCTTTGCGGTATCGACAATCTCCTGCGTAGACTGGTCGATCAGGCGATAATCAAACGCCTTCAACCGGATTCGAATCTTTTGGCTTTGCATGTTGCACCAAACTCCACTCGTAGCAGCTACTAACTAGTTAGCCGACCTTCAAAAAAAAGGAGCCGCATTGTATGCATAATACCCAACCATGTCAACAAACATAGTTTCTGACCCGATCGGGGAGCGGTTGCGACTGAAACGGAAAAAGGGGCTGATCGAATCAGCCCCTTTTCCAGATGCAACGAGTGACTTACTCGATGATCTTTGCGACCACACCGGCACCAACGGTACGCCCACCTTCGCGAATCGCGAAGCGTAGACCATCTTCCATGGCAATCGGAG includes the following:
- the rplC gene encoding 50S ribosomal protein L3; translated protein: MAIGVVGRKAGMTRIFTEDGQALPVTVIEVEPNRITQLKTLEADGYRAVQVTVGARRASRVTKGAAGHFAKAGVEAGRGMWEFRLADGEGEDLAAGGEISATVFEDGQLVDAVGQSKGKGFQGGVKRWNFSMQDATHGNSLSHRAPGSIGQNQTPGKVFKGKKMAGQMGNARVTVQNLKVVRVDAERNLLLISGAVPGATGGDVVIKPALKA
- the rpsJ gene encoding 30S ribosomal protein S10, whose protein sequence is MQSQKIRIRLKAFDYRLIDQSTQEIVDTAKRTGAQVRGPIPLPTRKEKYTILVSPHVNKDARDQYEIRTHKRLLDIVEPTEKTVDALMKLDLAAGVDVQISLG